A genomic segment from Spinacia oleracea cultivar Varoflay chromosome 3, BTI_SOV_V1, whole genome shotgun sequence encodes:
- the LOC110791726 gene encoding F-box protein SKIP28-like codes for MEALAGPPHQALYFVLAYLPLQQLLLVSQVCKSFKDSIRDDVLVWLNLVVENPLSVRLTDQILMNISSKAHGRLRTLALLNCVKITDEGLLNVVNSNPLLTKLYVPACTGLTPEGVIKAVETLAGKSTAFISVKINGIYNINKEHLVILQSYLTTDNTIKSKRRFYHKYRSSSLCSLDKDVRTIDVEICPKCIEVKLVFHCPKETECIGCFQCIPRCEVCGRCISDQDEDDQGETICNDTVCLDCWLCLPKCNHCNKPFCPRHAPHKLDPLDSQGFLCEVCHTKSLTEQLLE; via the exons ATGGAGGCATTAGCTGGACCACCACATCAAGCACTATACTTTGTGTTAGCCTATCTTCCATTACAGCAACTCCTGTTAGTCAGCCAAGTTTGTAAGTCATTTAAAGATTCTATTAGGGATGATGTCTTAGTATGGCTAAATTTAGTGGTGGAAAATCCATTAAGTGTACGCCTTACTGATCAAATTTTGATGAATATTTCCTCTAAAGCTCATGGTAGGCTTCGAACTTTAGCTTTGCTAAATTGTGTTAAGATTACAGATGAGGGATTACTTAACGTTGTTAATTCAAACCCGCTTCTTACTAAG CTCTATGTACCTGCTTGTACTGGCTTAACTCCTGAAGGAGTAATCAAGGCGGTAGAAACGTTAGCTGGGAAATCAACCGCCTTTATTAGTGTAAAGATAAATGGCATTTACAACATCAACAAAGAACACCTTGTAATATTGCAGTCCTACCTCACTACTGATAACACTATAAAAAGCAAGCGTAGGTTCTACCACAAGTATCGGAGTTCCTCTCTTTGCAGCCTAGATAAGGATGTTCGAACGATCGATGTAGAGATATGCCCAAAATGCATAGAGGTCAAGTTAGTATTCCATTGTCCTAAGGAGACAGAATGCATTGGTTGTTTCCAGTGCATACCAAGGTGTGAGGTTTGTGGCAGATGTATTTCTGACCAAGATGAGGATGATCAAGGAGAAACTATATGCAATGACACTGTGTGTTTAGACTGCTGGCTTTGCCTTCCAAAATGTAATCACTGTAACAAGCCATTTTGTCCTCGACATGCTCCTCACAAACTTGATCCTCTTGATTCCCAAGGATTTTTATGTGAGGTTTGCCACACAAAATCACTCACAGAACAGTTGCTGGAATAA
- the LOC110791727 gene encoding uncharacterized protein encodes MAGAEEELERRSKFLSSLIQKKKSVVEEQNHELLNVRIRASDMPIALQNKAFQCARDLLDSLPSKRVDSKRLALALKKEFDSAYGPAWHCIVGTSFGSYVTHSLGGFLYFSIDKVYVLLFRTAVEPLQT; translated from the exons ATGGCTGGTGCAGAGGAAGAATTGGAGAGGAGGAGTAAATTCTTGAGTAGTTTGATACAGAAGAAGAAATCAGTGGTAGAAGAGCAGAATCATGAGCTCTTAAATGTCCGAATAAGAGCCTCAGATATGCCTATTGCCCTGCAAAATAAAGCATTTCAATGTGCAAGAGATCTTCTTGACTCCCTGCCCAGTAAAAGGGTTGATAGCAAACGCCTTGCTCTTGCTCTAAAAAAG GAATTTGATTCAGCATATGGGCCGGCATGGCACTGTATCGTGGGCACAAGCTTTGGTTCATATGTGACTCATTCACTTGGAGGTTTCTTGTATTTTTCAATTGACAAGGTCTACGTCCTCCTTTTTAGAACAGCAGTTGAACCTTTACAGACTTGA